The Elaeis guineensis isolate ETL-2024a chromosome 14, EG11, whole genome shotgun sequence genomic sequence CCCATAGTAAGATGTCAAGACAAAACTCATTATGACTAAAGTCAGTTGCCCATTTGTGTTTGCTGATTCAAATGCTCACAGAGGGGTTATCAGTTAAATGATAGGAATAGTATGCCATTTATGCCAAAACTTTCCTCGTTAAGTTTTCCATGGTAAAACTAACTGCAACACCTGCACAATCTAGTAGACAACTTGGAACCGAACCCTACATCGGCCAACCAGCAGTATGAGTCGGTATGCCCCCATACAGGCCCTGAATAGACATGGAAACAAAGGGTGAACcggggaggaaaagagagagagaaaaagagaggggagggagggaaggaaacAATGACCGATGGAGACACTAGTGGTGGCCACTGAGGCCTCCTGGGCTCTACGATCCTCCACGAGAGAAAATgctagaagagagagagatagagtgaAAGAGAGGCAAAGAGAGAGAAGACAAGAGAGCGGAAGGCGGCGGGGAGGCTGCAGGAGGGCCACTAGGTGGCTGTCGGACGGTCCAAAATAGTCCTGCAGCTGCTGCAGGTTCGAAACAGGTGTTTGTCCCTATTTCATTATGTTTTTTAAAAAGCATGACACATAGTAAAACCGGCAATGTGTatcgtattttttaaaaaaaacatgaTGAAACAGGGACGAACCCCTATTTCGAACCTACGGCAGCCATAGGCCGTCTAGCAGCTATCCAACGGCCCTCTAACAGCCTCCCTGCCACCTTCCactccctcttcttctctcccttctcctctctctctcttctcacatctCACGGAGGACCAAAAGCCCCTTCGACAGCCTCAGTGGACCATCGCCggcctttctctttcctttcctcctctctctatcttcctttctttccttctcccttgcTCCATCTTCACCGATGTTCTAAATCAGACGTCCGAACTGCACTGATTAGCTGCCAATAAGGTTCAGCACACCCCCAACCGTCTGGTTCGGGGCGGTTCGGTGAACCCTGAAATAACACACACTTGCTGGTCGCCCACACGTATAGTAATGTCTTAACTTTGtttcgaaaaaaaatataaacacaAACAAATTCAACTTCAAAACTAGAACAGAAAAAACAAAAATATGAGATCTTTTACTCACAAAATCTGGGCATTCATAATCAATACCAGCAGCCTTTATCCGCTTGTCCCGCTTCTCATTTCTTTTTAGAATTCCTTTCACCATCCGCTGGTGTTCTTCCAGAGTTCTTTCCTGAACAACAGGCATGACTGGTAATACAACCACAACACAATTGAGCAATTAGTTTCATAATCTAAAAGAATTAGTATTACCTTGTTATGCTGTTTCCGTGCAATTGCTTTCCAATCCACTGGTTTGAATCTTCGGTTTACTCCCTTCCACCTACAACCAAAATTTGGAAGAAAAGGCAAAGTATAACTAACATTGAAACCTTCAAGACATATATAAGGCTGGCCTACTAAGAATCTGTAAGAAAAAATTGTGAGAATTTATAAGAGCAGGTGATATGACCAaagaattttattttcagatgATGTTATGTCTTATTTCATTCTTACCAACATCAGCTAAACAAGACAATAATCACATGTACTATCAGTTCATACAatacataaaatatcatatgtaTCAAATTTATTATTACATTCACTTGTTTCATTAGTATAGGGTTGCATGGGCACTATCATAAGTACAGTCTTACATGGTGCCCATATGAGTGCTACAGTATTTCCAAGGATCTTTGAGTTTTTTGAAGTATAATCAGAACAACAGCATCAATTAATGATCAGACTGCATTAACATACCATAAAGAAACAAATAATTCAACTTTAAGGTCATTTAGGACAAAACAACAGCATCACATCTGGTTCTAAATGACAGTTCTCATAGATCAATTTCAAATAATAGCTTACAGTTTTGGATGAACACGCTCTGGTGGAATAAGACTGAGTTGGAGATTGTGCTCAAATAATAGGTAATTGTTCATCTCATCGGCCACAACCTTGGCCACCTGTAAATTACAGCATGCATCTCATAATATGTGAATACTAGAATAGTATCTTTTATTGAAGACAGCGTAATGATCCACCATACAAAAACTCTTACCTCAGGGTTTTCAAATTCAAGAAATCCATAGTGTTTTGATTTCCCTGTCTAGAGAATCGGAAAAgaaattgaaaagaaatagagaaaTGTTAGTGCCAGTTATATATAAAGTGAGATGCTTATAGGTAAGAAAATGGCTTAAGAGGCACAAGTCCTAATTTGGATGTTCTGACATTGAAAACCTTGGGTTACTCTTTTCTGCATGGACTCAACTACCTGTGTCTGGTGCACTCATGCAAATAAGTATCAAgtgcaaataatatttatttgcaGTCAGCAACTAAATATGGACTTAACTAGAGCTTTCCAATATCTAAGAATATCTTTCTACAAACCAGTACCCAAGTGCCATAGCCATGGCAAAAAATGGTTTAAGGGGCAGAAGTCATAATTTGGACATTTTAACATTGGAAACCTTGGCTTGGTCTTTCTACATGGACTCAAGTACATGACAGGAACAGGAATGAAAACATCAGACCTTTCAAGTACCTAAGAATATCTTTCTACAAACCAGTACCCAAGTGCCATATCCATGTATATGTGTAAGGTATAGGCACTTAAGGCTAAAACAAAGGGACTAGACTCTAATAGGACTTGGTGAATTAAAACTCAACAGCATAAATCACTATGCACGTTACAGGAAATAACAAACAGAACTCAGATGGAAATGTAAATAGagataattttcactataatgcTTAATTttactcaaaagaaaaaaaaaatgaaataatgtATAGAACTTGGTCCAGATTATTAGCTTTAACTTTTTTTAGTTAGCACAGATTCTCAAACCAATGGTCAGTCAGTAAGATTCATAAGAAACAATGGTATCATAAGGACAAAAAAGGAGCAAAAGAAAAAAGTGGGACAATTTGGAAAAGATAAAAACCAGTACAAACCTTACATGATAATACACAACTGGAGAGCAAAACATATTACTTTACAATACACATTGGATCAATTAAAAGCCTTGATCCATTGTAAAAGCAATATATCTATTTCCCTGAAAAGCCCATAAAGCAAGCTATATTCTCAATTATTTTAGTATGCATTTACATAATTAAGCAGACTAAAAGTCTACTTAGCATCTAAAGGCCACTGCTTAATCAATTCAGCAAAACGTAGTTGTTTAAGCAAGCCACAAAAGCATTTCAATAACCATTTAAAATAACactgacatatgctgaacaaTGAACAAAAGCATTTCACAGCCACAATTTGTGCCTTTGATGTGAGCATGCTTATGTGGCAAGGCCTTCTTAAGAATTCCTAACATCTAATATTTGGCTGACAAAATGACAGTAAAACAAAGGTACCTTCCTGTTGCGTGAAATCCTTAGCCTCTTGATTTTCCCAAACTGCTGGAAGAATCCTGTCATGATTGCAATTTTCAATACCCCTCAAAAAAGATCTCATTTTTCCCGTTCGTTTCCCTACAGCACAAAATACAGTACCTTGCATTTGCTCCTCGTAGAATCCATGAGGTATATGGCCAATATACAATACCGTCGCAGTTTCTTTCACGGGTTCTTCCGGCTCAGAAATTCTCCTCCCTGGACCCCCTTCTAAAGGCTGTAAGTAACAAGGGCATCATAAATAAGAGAACAGCTCAAAAAAGAACATCACGTATGAAATTGAAGCGTACCAAGAAGTCAGAAGATTCATTGGTGCGCCGAGAGATGGATAActgagaagaatttttcttcagcTTCTTGTTCAAAGCCTTCTTCGCCTTTGCACCCATCCCACTTCAAAAATTTCACCAAAGTTTGATTAACgatacgaaaaaaaaaaaagattattttcaGTTAACAACAGTGATcccaataaattaaaaaaaaaagtactgCCATCAACACAAGAAAAGAAATTGGGAGAAATCAATGAAAGTGAAGCAGATGTAAATTAATGAATCTaggaatataaaaaaaattatagataacaATGAAAAATCGAACGAGGCAGAAACACATCAAAAAAATCCGAAAATAACAAGAAAATTTCAACAAAATGGGGGCGTCAAATTGCTAGTAAAGAAAAGAAATTGTGCGGATCGCGTATGCTAAGAGACGAAGAAGGATCAACAGGAAGGGCTACTAGAAGATACGTACCGTCGTCCGAATTCGATTGCAACGAGTGCGCGATTGGGTGGGAGAAGGGAGCCCTAGGGTTTAGAGCTAGGGCAGAGGGTTTTCTCTCGTACCCTCGTAGCGGCGCAAGAGAAGTCCCGGAAGTCGGACTTCTAAACGTTTTTATCGGGTTTTAGGACTTACCTGGACCCAAACAAGCCCGGATTCTAAAGTTCGAGCCCGAGCCCGAGCCCGAGCCCGGTCCGGCCGGAATCAAGCCCAAGATTTCCAGGGACATGTTGACCCGGCAGTGAATAATTTCAGGCAGGCAGGATCAAGCCGGGCCACTTCGTATCTAAAACCCAGCCCTGTTTCGGGTTAGAACCCTCAACTTGTTAAGTCCGGcaggtatatattatatatttttttaatatatgtagTTAAGTGATGGATTTGTGAGATAAAAACGAGCCATTAGATGTAAAATATTTAGAGTTTTATGATTTATGATTATTTTATTTGTTTTGTTATGTCCTGTGgtttatagaataaaaattataaaaaatagtttatccttgCGAAGCTCAGCATTAGAGGGGCTTGGGTGTTCAGTGGATTGGATGTGGGTCAGTGGATAGGCTGCTGATTGTATTCTCGACCTATCGGCAGGTCGGTTTGGATTCAGGTTTGGATTCAGGTCATGCCCCATAGATGTTGATACGGTATTTTAGATGATAGGTAGATAGCCACctctaataatcatataatagttcTCCAGCTGCTTGAAAGAAGACAGATTTGATGGAATTTATAGATTCCATCTCCTTATAGTCATGATTTTGCATTGTTTATGACTACTAGCCTTAAAAGAGAGAAGGCTTCTACACAAATTGACAGATGGAGTCCCACGGTCATTTTTAAAGAACGCACAAATGGGATACAAGAACAGTTAGCCACCTAAAGTCGTTTCAGGTATCTTAGAATACCCATCAATAAAGGTTTGATGTCCGCTTTGAAAAGTTGTACCCCATCTGGGTGGGCCAACCATTGCCACTCCAAAAATTTATGGTCCCAACTCCCAAGATTTGCCAATAACTTTTCCTAAAATGATTACTATGGGTCTGATTATTTCCTACtgtattttatgcatgtatgttaGCATAATTTTAAAGGCCACATAACAACATATATCAAATCATAATATTTTCTTTGACTGTGTATCCTTTATCAGTCTGTATCCCGTAAGGATCTTACTTAATATAGAAGcatgcaaataaaaaaaaatattatgcttCAATACAAATTGTTGCATGATTCTTAAAATTATGCTAGCAATGCATGAGTAAGATACATAATAAATCTAGTTTGTAAGTTACGTGAGATTTTATAGAGGTTGAAGGAGGTAGAAACTTGATAGAGATACGGTGGCAGACTGGGTGATTACCTATGTTGCTAAGCATATCGAAGATTTTTTGTGGATGAGTGTAAGAGTTTCCTCTGAATCGTTTTGGGATATTTTGTTCCCTGACTATCATTCACTAGGGACTTGATAGAGGTgattaactttattatttttaaggGTGGTAACTAGATACGGGTTAGATCGGATacagatcaaatcaaaaatttatcaatctaaGTTTGATctgtttattatataaaataaaaattaaaatttgaatctaatttatttattaaatagacaatttaatttgatttggataaattatttattaaggaGATCAAGTCAAATTCATCGTTTGGACGAAGCCTTATGGATATTAGTACAGGCTTTTCGCTTGTGAATACATTTGTCCAAGGATCAAGGGACTGAGTCTTTTGCAAAAGCGAAGGGGAAGGGTATAGAGGTTTTGGTGCGGTTTACAGGCGCTGGGCTCTGGCTTTAGGGTCTTTTTGCAGGGGAATTGTTCTGTATGTAGGGCAGTAGTGTTTTTGTCTGCTCTTGTTCCTATTTATTATTTCAATGATCTGTGGGTTGGATTCTTTACTGGATGCATGTTGGATTTTATCTTGTCAATTTGACTTGGGCATAGTGCATGTGCTACAGAGAGGGAGCTCAAAAACCGAAAAAAGTGGCATCCCCATGGTATCTTGTTTCCTTCAGGTTAAAAGAAAAGGTTTATTCCTTAGCAAATGCTGAAATCGAATCAATGTACTCTTGGATTAAGATGGCTTCATCTAACCTAATTCAAACTTCCAAGATGACCCATCCCTGCCTCATTCAAAACTTAGTTTCCTTTTAATCTTTAACAGTCAAAGCTGAACTGCAGAGTCTTAATTTCAAatgtaaaattttttagagaACTTCTGTAATGTAAATTAATTGCTAAATGGTCTGGTTTGCCTTGCACTCTTTTCAGATATAAAAGAACTCTCAAGATTCTCAAGTGGATAAGTTAAATCTAATATGATAGCTTCTCTTTGTAATTGCCCTTGCAGGTCTCATAGAAGGTTCATACCCTGCCCAGAGCATTAACTCACAAAATATCCTTGCATGGTTAATAGCAGGTTGTAAGAAGAACCTGACCCttgaaatttttgattctttGAACCACAGAGCCACCCCCAGGTAAATGGAAAGAGGCTTGCCGATGAGGCCGACGTATATATGGCATCACTTAGCTCTCCTATGATCTCTTTTTCAAACGTGATTGGCTATAGTTGAAGCTAATGGAGGTTCCTTCTTCACAGATGCATCCATGGATGGGCCTAAGCCATTGCACTTAGCACGATAACGTGACATTTGCCTAATATTTTCATACTTCTGCGCCTAAAACACTGGATCGTCTAGTTATTTCTATGTAATACTTCTACTCCAAACACTCTCAACGAATATCTAATAttcaccccaaaaaaaaaaaccctactcCAAAGGATGATGGAGAAACCTGCGGCAATCATCATGAACACTGCCTAATAATGCTTTAGCATTGTAAATACATCGCAGTTATAATAGCTTTTGTAGATTTTTCTCTAAGAATAAAGGCTCTCGTAGAAGCTGAGCATGGTGTGAAATATGATCATCAGTTTTCATGGCTTTATAATCATACACGAACATTCTCGTGCACGCAGcacgtagagagagagagagagagagagagagagagtcaatgGATGCTTGTCTACTCTAATCCAAGTCGatacattaattaatactaaaaatagTCTCACATGCTACATAAAACCATGAAATGTAGAATTATTTAGGCTGCGATCACTACGTACTTCGCCATAGTCTTTAAGCGATTATCACGACATGTAGATGTAGCCTAATGTACACAGAAGGATCATCTGTTGAGGTACTAGAATTTAGGGCCTTCCAGGCGTCCGAGGATCATGATGGTTGTTTGCTCCAGGTCCTGGGTAGTCATTGAACTCAAAGTCCATCCTTCCATTCACAAATGCTTCCTTCTTCTCAAGTCTTCCTCTGGTGATCGCCTGTTCCAACAAATATGCAAGTAAGAAGTGGAAGCTAGAACTTATTCAGTTAACTAgtctttatatattttatatatatatatatatatatatatatatatatatatatatatatgcaagtaAGAAGTGGAAGCTAGAACTTATTCAGTTAACTagtctttatatattttttaatatatatatatatatatatatatatatttaaaaaaatcgtAGCCTAGAGCAAGATATATGGAAGCCTAATATTTTCAGAAAGTCATGTTTGAGGCCACGCTTTGGCCAATATAGTCAACAAGTTAATCACGACAACACCCGTGACATGCGGCAGGATTCCAATCTTCATCTCTTCACGTGAAGGGGGCTATCTTTACCTACTCTTAACAGAGAAATTAGAGCTCAGGAATGGCATAACAACTCATACAAACCAGTAACTACCAAAAAAACTGATACAAAACACTGATGTATATTGTTAGATACAGTCAAGAACACTGCCATCCTCAAAAAATGGTGAACAGAACCCCGTATTCAACCAGATCGCTCTCTGTGTGTGCCCAActctgtgtgtgtttgtgtgtgagagagagagagagaacctgGTCTGCAACCTTTCTTGCTGTTGCTCCTTGGTTCCTTAATGCAAGGCTTCCTGCGAAGCAAACCCATAGCAGATATTATCAGTGGGATTCCCAGATAAGATAACAATAAATCATATCACAAGGTAATAGAACCCAATTGATTTTTTTCCCTtctcaagaagaaaagaaggcaTGAGAATCTACGAAGAAGAACAGTACTAGATAGAGGTACTGCATCCAGAGGGAGAAGGCATGACAAGAGGAGCAACAGTATCAAGAAGTGGATCAAAAGCTTTTTCTGATCCATTTGTTGGAAGAAATTAACTTCCTTCCTCCCGACCCAGACAAATTATTTTAGGGAGAACCTTCGCTAGCTTCTTGTGTCAAGCGTGGTTGCTGGTGGTGTTTGGGGGTGGTGGGGTTTATATAGTGCAGAAAGACAAAGGCCACACATCTTGTGGTCAACTTCCCCTTTATTATCTTATTTGTGGCGGGTGTTCACATGATCTTTCTAATTTTCCTTAATACCTTTTCTTCATGCCTTTTCTCCTCCTATTGcccctcctcttcctctgccttaaggctgatgacaAACTGCCTTCAAGTCTTGCAATGGCTTCATGACCTAACACATCAATGATTAAAGTCACTCTCTAGTACAGTTCTATGAGTGATACTGAATTTTTCCTTTCACTAGCGCTCTGCCCACCCAAGTGCAGCATCAGCATGCATGCTACTGATATTGAATGTTGAAGTTGGCCTATATGATGCACtaagagaaaatttagagaaaaagttAAAAGAAGTATCTGGTATTTTAGTAGGCACTTTATAGGATCTTTTGTAGAAGTTGGATTTTTTGTGCTGTTGTAAAGTTGGATTTTCGTAGATTTCTTTTTTGGGTGTCACAGATTTGAAACATAGAAATAGTCTTTCGATATGCAGGATTAAGGTACTGTATATATTTAACCCTCCCCAAACCTGTATTGGCGAGAGCCTCATATACGGGGGGTTATCTTTTTCTAACATGGTCTTTTCTTCTAATTTCTACCTTTAGGATCCAATTTATATGAATCCAATGATTCAAAAGTTCCAGTTCATAAGCCCTATAGTTTCCAAGTTTATCCCACATTATTCTAACAAAATGCATGTGAATTACTGTTCCAGTCTTAATTACTTGAATGAGAAGTAGGTGTAGATATAGAAGTACCGAGAAGCCGGTATCGGAGTGAAGTTTTAAACATATGCTGAATGAGGTGCGCTGACCTAAGAAGAAGATTAGGTGTTATTTTTTTAACGCGATTCCTTTTTTTgtagttttattttaaaaaaatcttttggtaGTCTAAGTTTCCAAGTTTTGGCTGCTCTCAGTTCCATGAGCCACTAGTGAGTCTTGATTAGATTGCATCCAATAGCAACCCATCCTTAAAATCATTTTTAAGCTTCTTCCAGCAGAGTTAAACCTTGCTATAGAACAATGTTACTTTATTAATTAAGATGTCCTCTGGAAAACTTACAAATTCACTTCAAAGATCAGATTTTAAGCTACATAAATGATTAAACAACACTCGTAGCGCCCGTTCAGCCATTTACCTTGAATTTAGTAAGTGCTCCATTGGCAAGAATCCAATGCCAAGCTTCTGTGTAACTCAAAGCACCAACAAGCGTGCTGCAGACCTCCATCATTGCATTGCCGAGCAAGCTTTGCATCTTTTCTCTTTTTGGTCCACCCTCTGCAACTTCAAAATGATCACGGAATTCTCAAGGATCTGGAATAGACTTACAAAGTAGTCTGAATGTTTGCATGGATAAAGAGCCTTTTAAGAGGAATTGACTTTCACATGTTTTCTTTGGCCTTCAAGATGTGATGTAACTACTTCTTCAGATCTATTGTAATCTCCATTGTATATATGTTAttctttttattaaaggataggtgGCTGCTTTCCCAGCCTCCTTCAatcatcaaagaaaaaaaaaaaaacataagccAGAGTATGAAATCTTATAGGATTAAACAGGCAACCATCAGTGCCCAGAAAACTAATTAATGACAAGATTTTCATGAGGTGGCAAAAGCTTTCAATCCTAAGTCTGGCCAAACAATGTCATCATTGAGATACATCCATTTTCTGGACAGAAATCTTATGCAATTTACAGGACATATTTAGCGAAACagcttttcttttgaaaaaaaaaaaaaaaaaagaattactgAAACAATGAACACAAGGCTACAAAAAACAAAATCATGCAGGCATTATCTTGTAAATTGTAACTgcttctttcttttgcttctttacacATTCTGGTTTCATCCATAACAAACCAAAATTAGGCAAATGAACTCTTGCATGCATAGATGCATATAATACATTATTGGATACATGGATACATATAAATTAACTACTGTACGTTGCCACAGGTATACATTAGCTATATGGTTAATGAATGCTTAAGTGAATGCATACAGTACATTTATCCTAGCATGGATATCCTAAGATTTGTTATAGACAAATGAATAAAGTTGGTTGAAG encodes the following:
- the LOC105057275 gene encoding uncharacterized protein, encoding MGAKAKKALNKKLKKNSSQLSISRRTNESSDFLPLEGGPGRRISEPEEPVKETATVLYIGHIPHGFYEEQMQGFFQQFGKIKRLRISRNRKTGKSKHYGFLEFENPEVAKVVADEMNNYLLFEHNLQLSLIPPERVHPKLWKGVNRRFKPVDWKAIARKQHNKERTLEEHQRMVKGILKRNEKRDKRIKAAGIDYECPDFVGPIQAAPKKIKFDEEED